The nucleotide window GCCTGGGCGCCGGCACTGGCAGCGCGTTTGCCCTGCTGCCGGCGCAGAACGCCACCGGTAACTGGATCAAGATCGTCCAGCGGGTGCCGGTGCGTATTCACATCAACGCCGAAGAACTGGCCAAGCACCCGTTGCGTGTGGGCCTGTCGACCCAGGTCGATGTCAACCTGCGTGACCAGAGCGGCCCGGTTCTGGCGCAGCAGCCGCCACAAAAGGCGTCGTTCAGCACCACGGTCTACGACCGCCAGTTGGCCGAGGCCGACGCGATGATCACCCAGTTGATCCACGACAACAGCGCCGCCGCCAGCAAAACCGCACAGCGCTGATACCACACAAATCTCCTGTGTGGGAGCGAGCCTGCTCGCGATGGTGTGTCAGTCAACACTCATGTCACTGACACACCATCGCGAGCAGGCTCGCTCCCACAGAAACAGGGTGGGGCGGCTGCGCCCGTCCTCATGTTTGCATAGGATTCGCGATGAGCAATAACGCGTCTTTCACGCCGCCCAGCCTGCTGCTCAGCACCATCGGCCTGTCGCTGGCGACTTTCATGCAGGTGCTCGACACCACCATCGCCAACGTGGCGTTGCCGACCATTTCCGGCAACCTGGGCGTGAGTTCGGAGCAGGGCACCTGGGTGATCACCTCGTTCGCCGTGAGCAACGCCATCGCGCTGCCGCTGACCGGTTGGCTGAGCCGGCGCTTTGGCGAGGTGAAGCTGTTTCTGTGGGCGACGATGCTGTTCGTATTGGCTTCGTTTCTTTGCGGTGTGTCCACCTCGATGCCCGAACTGATCGGCTTTCGAGTGTTGCAGGGCCTGGTGGCCGGGCCCTTGTACCCGATGACCCAGACGCTGCTGATCGCCGTCTATCCGCCGGCCAGGCGCGGCATGGCCCTGGCGTTGCTGGCGATGGTCACGGTGGTGGCGCCGATTGCCGGGCCGATTCTCGGCGGCTGGATCACCGACAGCTACAGCTGGCCGTGGATTTTCTTCATCAACGTGCCCATCGGCATTTTCGCGGTGATGGTGGTGCGCCAGCAGCTCAAGGCGCGTCCGGTTGAAACCAGCCGCCAGCCGATGGACTACGTCGGCCTGATCTCGCTGATCATCGGCGTCGGTGCGTTGCAGGTGATCCTCGACAAGGGCAACGACCTGGACTGGTTCGAATCGAACTTCATCCTGATCGGCGCGGCCATTTCGGTGATTGCCCTGGCGGTGTTCGTGATCTGGGAAATGACCGATGCGCACCCGGTGGTCAACCTGCGCCTGTTCGCCTACCGTAACTTCCGCATCGGCACCCTGGTGCTGGTGCTCGGCTACGCCGGGTTCTTCGGCATCAACCTGATTCTGCCGCAATGGCTGCAGACCCAGATGGGCTACACGGCCACCTGGGCCGGCCTGGCGGTCGCGCCCATCGGCATCCTGCCGGTGCTGATGTCGCCGTTCGTCGGCAAGTACGCGCACAAGTTCGACCTGCGCCTGCTGGCGGGGCTGGCGTTCCTGGCCATTGGCCTGAGTTGCTTCATGCGTGCCGGCTTCACCAACGAAGTGGACTTCCAGCACATCGCCCTGGTGCAGTTGTTCATGGGCATCGGCGTGGCGCTGTTCTTCATGCCGACCCTGAGCATCCTGATGTCCGACCTGCCACCGAGCCAGATCGCCGATGGCGCCGGCCTGGCGACCTTCCTGCGCACCCTGGGCGGCAGTTTTGCCGCGTCGCTGACCACCTGGATCTGGATCCGCCGCGCCGACCAGCACCATGCGTACCTGAGCGAAAGCATCACCACCTACGACCCGGCCACCCGCGACGCCCTGCAAAACCTCGGCGGGGCGGGCAGCCCGGCGTACGCGCAGCTCGATCACGTGTTGACCAGCCAGGCCTACATGCTGTCCACGGTGGATTACTTCACGCTGCTGGGCTGGGCGTTCATGGCGTTGATCGTGATCGTCTGGCTGGCCAAACCGCCGTTCGCGGCGAAGGCGGGGCCTGCGGCGTCCGGTCATTAAACCAACACACACGCCCCCTGTAGGAGCGAGCTTGCTCGCGATGACGGAGTGTCAGCCAACATCATATTGGCTGACACACCGACATCGCGAGCAAGCTCGCTCCTACAGGGGGACTCGTCAGGCCGTAGGCGCAGCCAGCGCCGGCGGCGGGGCGAAGTCGAACGGGGTCAGGGCGTAGCCGCTTTCGTCCACCTGCAAGGCCCAGCCCTGGCGATCCCAATCGCCCAGCACGATGCGCCGGGCGGCCTGGTCGCCCAGTTGCAGCTTGTGGATGGCGGGGCGGTGGGTGTGGCCGTGGACCAGGGTTTTCACCCCATATTGCTGCATGATCCGCGGAATTTCTTCCGGGGTGACATCGACAATGTCGTTGGCCTTCATCCGCGTCTGCGCCCGGCTTTCGCTGCGCAGCTTGCGTGCCAGCTTATGCCGGGTCCGCAGGGGCAGGTGGCGCAGGATGAACAGGGTGATGGGGTTGCGCAGGTAACGACGCAGCTTCATGTAGGCTTCGTCGCGGGTGCACAGGCTGTCGCCGTGCATCAGCAGCACCGGTTCATCGAAGAACTGCACGACACTCGGATCTTTCAGCAGGGTGCAGCCGGCCTGTTTACAGAAGGCCTGGCCGAGCATGAAGTCGCGATTGCCGTGCATGAGGAAAATGGCCGTGCCGCTGTCGCTGAGATCACGCAGGGCCTGGCAGATGGAGCGTTGGAAGGGCGTCATGGCGTCATCGCCAATCCATGCCTCGAAAAAATCCCCGAGGATGTACAACGCACTCGCCGAACGGGCACGTCCGGCGAGCAAATCCAGAAACGCCCGGGTGATGTCCGGGCGCTCCTCTTCCAGATGCAAGTCTGAAATCAGCAATATCACTCAATGATCTCGGCTTTCTCGATGATCACGTCGTCTGCTGGCACGTCCTGGTGGCCGGCCTTCATGGTGGTGGAAACGCCTTTGATCTTGTCGACGACGTCGGTGCCGGCAGTCACTTTACCGAATACCGCGTAGCCCCAGCCCTGGGTGTTCTTGCCGCTGTGGTTCAGGAAGCTGTTGTCGGTGACGTTGATGAAGAACTGCGCCGACGCCGAATGCGGCTCCATGGTACGGGCCATGGCGATGGTGTACTTGTCGTTGGAAAGACCGTTGTCGGCTTCGTTCTGGATGCTTGGGCGCTTGTCTTTCTTCTCTTTCATGCCTGGCTCGAAACCGCCGCCCTGGATCATGAAGTTACCGATGACACGGTGAAAAATGGTGTTTTCGTAGTGACCGGCTTTGACGTATTCAACGAAGTTGGCCACGGTGATCGGGGCTTTCTCGGCGTTCAGTTCCAGAACGATGTCGCCAAAGTTGGTCGTCAGTTTGACTTGGGTCATGATCGGTACTCTTTCTAGGGAATTCGTGGGTATTGGAACATTTTGTCCCGCTACCGGTTCAGCCTTGTCGGCCAAGGAGCGCAGTTTAGCGTGACAGGCGCGAATTTCGAGGCAGTTTTTTCTTTTATGCCCGATTAAATGCGACCGTTTGCCGAGTGCGCTCTGTCAGGTACTTGACGGCATCGGCTATGATAGCGGCTTTGTTTTGTCTGGCTGTCTTCCGGCCGCGCACTTGTACGTTCAAGGATCCTATGAGCAAGCCCACTGTCGACCCTACCTCGAATTCCAAGACCGGCCCTGCCGTACCGGTCAATTTCCTGCGCCCGATCATCCAGGCGGACCTGGACTCGGGTAAGCACACGCAGATCGTCACCCGTTTCCCGCCTGAGCCCAACGGTTACCTGCACATCGGTCACGCCAAGTCGATCTGTGTGAACTTCGGCCTGGCCCAGGAGTTCGGCGGCGTCACGCACCTGCGTTTCGACGACACCAACCCGGCCAAGGAAGACCAGGAATACATCGACGCGATCGAAAGCGACGTCAAATGGCTGGGCTTCGAATGGTCCGGCGAAGTGCGCTACGCCTCGCAGTATTTCGACCAGTTGCACGACTGGGCCGTCGAGCTGATCAAGGCCGGCAAGGCCTATGTCGACGACCTGAGCCCGGAGCAGGCCAAGGAATACCGTGGCACCCTGACCGAACCAGGCCGCAACAGCCCGTTCCGTGATCGCTCGGTGGAAGAGAACCTCGACTGGTTCGCCCGCATGCGTGCCGGCGAGTTCCCGGACGGCGCCCGTGTGCTGCGCGCGAAAATCGACATGGCGTCGCCGAACATGAACCTGCGCGACCCGATCATGTACCGCATCCGTCACGCCCATCACCACCAGACCGGCGACAAGTGGTGCATCTACCCCAACTATGACTTCACCCACGGTCAGTCGGATGCCATCGAAGGCATCACCCACTCGATCTGCACCCTGGAGTTCGAAAGCCATCGTCCGCTGTACGAGTGGTTCCTGGAGAACCTGCCGGTGCCGGCCAACCCGCGCCAGTACGAGTTCAGCCGCCTGAACCTGAACTACACCATCACCAGCAAGCGCAAGCTCAAGCAACTGGTCGATGAAAAGCACGTCAACGGCTGGGACGATCCGCGCATGTCCACGCTGTCGGGCTTCCGTCGCCGTGGCTACACACCGGCTTCGATCCGCAACTTCTGCGACATGGTCGGCACCAACCGCTCTGACGGCGTGGTCGACTTCGGCATGCTCGAATTCAGCATCCGCCAGGACCTCGACGCGAACGCCCCTCGCGCCATGTGCGTGCTGCGTCCGTTGAAAGTGGTGATCACCAACTACCCGGAAGACCAGGTCGATAATCTCGAACTGCCGCGTCATCCACAGAAAGAAGAACTCGGTGTGCGCAAGCTGCCGTTCGCCCGTGAAATCTACATCGACCGCGATGACTTCATGGAAGAGCCACCGAAGGGCTACAAGCGCCTGGAACCAAACGGCGAAGTGCGCCTGCGCGGCAGCTACGTGATCCGTGCCGACGAAGCGATCAAGGACGCCGATGGCAACATCGTCGAACTGCGTTGCTCGTACGATCCGGACACCCTGGGCAAGAACCCTGAAGGCCGCAAGGTCAAGGGCGTGATCCACTGGGTGCCGGCAGCGGCCAGCATCGAGTGCGAAGTGCGTCTGTACGATCGCCTGTTCCGTTCGCCGAACCCGGAGAAGGCCGAAGACAGCGCGAGTTTCCTCGACAATATCAACCCTGACTCCCTGCAAGTACTGACTGGTTGTCGTGCCGAACCCTCGCTGGGCGACGCACAGCCGGAAGACCGTTTCCAGTTCGAGCGCGAAGGTTACTTCTGCGCGGATATCAAGGACTCGAAACCGGGCGCTCCGGTCTTCAACCGTACCGTGACCTTGCGTGATTCGTGGGGCCAGTGATTCAAGGAAACCTCTGACGTGCTGACGATCTACAACACGCTCACCAAGAGCAAAGAAGTCTTCAAACCGCTGGATGGCAACAAGGTGCGCATGTACGTGTGCGGGATGACCGTGTACGACTACTGCCACCTGGGCCATGGCCGCAGCATGGTCGCTTTCGACCTGGTGACCCGCTGGTTGCGGTTCAGCGGCTACGACCTGACCTATGTGCGCAACATCACCGACATTGACGACAAGATCATCAATCGGGCCAATGAGAACGGCGAGTCGTTCGAAGCGCTGACCGAACGCATGATCGCGGCGATGCACGAAGACGAAGCGCGCCTGAACATCAAGAAGCCGGACATGGAGCCGCGCGCCACCGGGCATATCCCCGGCATGCACGCGATGATCCAGACTCTGATCGACAAGGGCTACGCCTACGCCCCGGGCAATGGCGACGTGTACTACCGCGTCGCCAAGTTCATGGGTTACGGCAAGCTGTCGCGCAAGAAGATCGAAGACCTGCGCATCGGCGCGCGCATCGAAGTCGACGAGTCCAAGCAGGACCCGCTGGACTTCGTGCTGTGGAAAGGCGCCAAGCCGGGTGAGCCGAGCTGGCCATCGCCTTGGGGCGACGGTCGTCCGGGCTGGCACATCGAGTGCTCGGTGATGTCGACCTGCTGCCTGGGCGAGACCTTCGACATTCATGGCGGCGGCAGCGACCTGGAGTTCCCGCACCACGAGAACGAAATCGCCCAGAGCGAAGCGGCCACCGGCAAGACCTACGCCAACGCGTGGATGCATTGCGGCATGATCCGCATCAATGGCGAGAAGATGTCCAAGTCCTTGAACAACTTCTTCACCATTCGCGACGTGCTGGAAAAGTACCACCCGGAAGTCGTGCGTTACCTGCTGGTGTCGAGCCACTACCGCAGCGCGATCAACTATTCGGAAGACAACCTCAAGGACGCCAAAGGCGCCCTCGAGCGTTTCTACCATGCGTTGAAAGGCCTGCCGAAGGTCGCTCCAGCCGGTGGCGAGGCGTTCGTCGAGCGCTTTACCCAAGTGATGAACGACGACTTCGGCACGCCGGAAGCCTGTGCGGTGCTGTTCGAGATGGTGCGTGAGATCAACCGTCTGCGCGAGAGCGATCTCGACGCGGCGGCCGGTCTGGCGGCGCGCTTGAAGCAACTGGCCGATGTGCTGGGTGTGTTGCAGCTCGAAGCCGAAGACTTCCTGCAGGCCGGCGCCGAAGGGCGTGTGGATGCAGCCGAGGTCGATGCCCTGATCGCAGCCCGCCTGGCGGCGCGCGCGGCCAAGGACTGGGCCGAATCCGACCGCATCCGCGACCAGCTCACCGCCATGGGCGTGGTGCTGGAAGACGGCAAGGGCGGCACGACCTGGCGTTTGGCTGATTGATTGGCTGAGCCGTTTGAGACAAAAACCCGCCTTGTGCGGGTTTTTGTTTGTTTGCAGGTTTTGGATATTGCGGTGTGCTGGCCGGCCTCATCGCGAGCAGGCTCGCTCCCACAATGGGTTGCGATGAGGCCTGAACTGTGGGAGCGAGCCTGCTCGCGATAGGGTCCACACCCACCGCGGTCACTCGGTCTGCCGCAACCTTTTGTACAAGGTATTGCGACTAACCCCCAACCGCCGCGCCAAATGGGAAATATTGCCCCCCACCGCCCGCAACTGCCGATTCAGGTCTTCGGCATCATCCAGGTCCACCGCCAACGGCTCGGGTGTCTCCACCGGCTCCATCTCCAGGTCGACGAAAAAATCATCCGGCAAATGCTCCGGCCGCACCGGTTGTTCCTCGGCCATGGCCAGCGCCACCTGCATCACGCTGCTGACCTGGCGCAGGTTGCCCGGCCACGGATGACGGCTGAACAGCTCCAGCACCTCGCGGCTCAGGCCTGCCCATTGCGACGGCTCGCGATGCTGTTCCCACAAGCGCTTGAACAGTGCCTGCTTGTCGCTGCGTTCGCGCAGGGGCGGCAGCTCCAGGGTCAGGCCGCCGATGCGGTAATACAGGTCTTCGCGAAAGCGCCCCAGTTGCACCTGCTCGCGTAGCGAACGGTTGGTCGCCGAAATGATGCGGATGTCCACGGCGAATAACTCGCTGCTGCCCACCGGTTGCACGCAACGCTCCTGCAATACCCGCAACAGACGCGCCTGGGTGGGCAACGGCATGTCGCCGATCTCGTCGAGGAACAGCGTGCCTTTGTCCGCCTTGCGAATCAGGCCGATGCTGCCTTTCTGGTTGGCGCCGGTGAAGGCGCCTTTCTCATAGCCGAACAGCTCCGATTCCACCAGTTCGGCGGGGATCGCTGCACAGTTGACGGCAATGAACGGCTGTTTGCTGCGCGAACTGGCCTGGTGCAGCGCCTTGACGAACACCTCCTTGCCGACACCGGTTTCGCCGTGGATCAACAACGGAATGTCCTTTTCCAGCAGGCGCTCGGCCTGGCGTACGGCCTTTTCCACGCGGCTGTCGCCGAAGTGCAGGGTGCCGAGGCTGATCGCGGCGGGGGCGGGTTCGGCGCGTTCGGTGGGGGCGCTGTCTTTTCGCGTAAAGATGCGCGGCTGGATCGGCGCCTGTTTCGGCCGGCGCAACACGCACTGGAAACGGTTGCGCCCCGAGGCTTGCAGAGCAAAGGGCAGGCCATCAGGCTGGTTGAGCAGTTCCAGCAACGACACCTTGAACAGGCTTTCGACACTGATCCGCGACAGGCGCACGCCCAGCAGGTTGTCGGCCCGGCGATTGGCCGAGAGCACTTGGCCGGTTTCATCGAAGATCAGCAACCCGGCCCATTGGCTGTCGAGGTTGTTCAGGCCGGTGTTGAACGTCAGTTGAAAATGCTGGCCATGGAACAGGTTGAGGATCAGCCGGTTTTCCACGGTCTGGCTCATCATCTTGACCATGCCGAGGGTGTGCGAGGGCGGCAGGTAGCTGTCGCTGGACACGTCGAGCACCGCGATCACCTTGCGTTCGGCATCGAAAATCGGCGCGGCGGAACCGGTCATGAAGCGGTTGGCCTTGAGGAAGTGTTCGTCGTGCTCGATGTGCACCGCCTGTTCACAGGCCAGGGCGGTGCCGATGGCGTTGGTGCCGCTGCAACGTTCCATCCAGCTGGCGCCGGCACTGAAACCACGCGCCAGGCCCGGCTCGATGAAGCGCTGGGTGCCCCAGGAGGTCAGGACCTGGCCCTGATTATCGGCCAGCATGATCAGGCAATTGGAATTGCTCAGGATGTTTTCGTAGTAGGGCAGCACTTCCTGGTGGGTGGTCTGCACCAGTGAATGCTGGCTTTCGAGCAACTGGGCAATGCCCTCGGCGGGCAACTGGTCGAAGGCGGGCGTGCTTTGATGGTCGAGGCCGAACGCGCGGCAGCGTGACCATGAGTCGGCAATGATGGCGTCGTGGGAGAGCGGCGAGGCGGGTGCGGCCATGGCAGTCGATCTCTGGGTGTTTTTTATTGTTGTTATGGTGCAGATCACACAAACCCCTGAGGGGATCCCCCGGAGGGAATCCCTGTGGGAGCGAGCCTGCTCGCGATGGTCGTCAACGATAACGCTGGCTTGCTGGTGCCTCGCGGTGTCTGGTCTACCATCGCGAGCAGGCTCGCTCTCACAGGGGAAGTCGGGGGCCATCGGCTGTGTGAACAATCCGTAGAGTGTTGTTCACCCTTGTTCATTGTCAATCGCTGAACTGTTCAATTGTTCAACCAGAGTTGTTCATTTTTGTTCAGCAACGAACACGGTATGTCCTGCTTTTTCCTGATTTTCCCAACAGATCAACCATTTGCATTTTCTGGCACGAAAGTCGCTCTGTAGCTGCGGTCGCTTGACTCCAATAATAAAAAGGCCGAGCCATGTCACTCACCCTGGAGCACGTCAGCCGTACCGTCGAGGGCCAGACCTGGATCGACGATGCGTGCCTGAATTTCGAACCCGGATCCTTCAATGTTCTGCTGGGCCGTACGCTGTCCGGCAAAACCAGTCTCATGCGCCTGATGGCCGGCCTGGACAAGCCCGACAGTGGGCGCATCCTGATGAACGGCGTCGACGTCACTCAACGTCCGGTGCGTTTGCGCAACGTGTCGATGGTCTATCAGCAGTTCATCAATTACCCGACCATGACCGTTTTCGACAACATCGCCTCGCCCTTGCGCCAGGCCGGTGTGGCCAACGAGATCATCCAGGCCAAGGTGCAGGAAACCGCCAGGATGCTGCGCATCGAGAAATTCCTGAAGCGCTACCCGCTGGAACTCTCGGGCGGTCAGCAGCAGCGCACGGCGATGGCGCGGGCGCTGGTCAAGGATGCCGAGCTGATCCTGTTCGACGAACCCCTGGTCAACCTCGATTACAAGCTACGCGAAGAGC belongs to Pseudomonas sp. MYb118 and includes:
- a CDS encoding DHA2 family efflux MFS transporter permease subunit → MSNNASFTPPSLLLSTIGLSLATFMQVLDTTIANVALPTISGNLGVSSEQGTWVITSFAVSNAIALPLTGWLSRRFGEVKLFLWATMLFVLASFLCGVSTSMPELIGFRVLQGLVAGPLYPMTQTLLIAVYPPARRGMALALLAMVTVVAPIAGPILGGWITDSYSWPWIFFINVPIGIFAVMVVRQQLKARPVETSRQPMDYVGLISLIIGVGALQVILDKGNDLDWFESNFILIGAAISVIALAVFVIWEMTDAHPVVNLRLFAYRNFRIGTLVLVLGYAGFFGINLILPQWLQTQMGYTATWAGLAVAPIGILPVLMSPFVGKYAHKFDLRLLAGLAFLAIGLSCFMRAGFTNEVDFQHIALVQLFMGIGVALFFMPTLSILMSDLPPSQIADGAGLATFLRTLGGSFAASLTTWIWIRRADQHHAYLSESITTYDPATRDALQNLGGAGSPAYAQLDHVLTSQAYMLSTVDYFTLLGWAFMALIVIVWLAKPPFAAKAGPAASGH
- the lpxH gene encoding UDP-2,3-diacylglucosamine diphosphatase, giving the protein MILLISDLHLEEERPDITRAFLDLLAGRARSASALYILGDFFEAWIGDDAMTPFQRSICQALRDLSDSGTAIFLMHGNRDFMLGQAFCKQAGCTLLKDPSVVQFFDEPVLLMHGDSLCTRDEAYMKLRRYLRNPITLFILRHLPLRTRHKLARKLRSESRAQTRMKANDIVDVTPEEIPRIMQQYGVKTLVHGHTHRPAIHKLQLGDQAARRIVLGDWDRQGWALQVDESGYALTPFDFAPPPALAAPTA
- a CDS encoding peptidylprolyl isomerase, whose translation is MTQVKLTTNFGDIVLELNAEKAPITVANFVEYVKAGHYENTIFHRVIGNFMIQGGGFEPGMKEKKDKRPSIQNEADNGLSNDKYTIAMARTMEPHSASAQFFINVTDNSFLNHSGKNTQGWGYAVFGKVTAGTDVVDKIKGVSTTMKAGHQDVPADDVIIEKAEIIE
- a CDS encoding glutamine--tRNA ligase/YqeY domain fusion protein is translated as MSKPTVDPTSNSKTGPAVPVNFLRPIIQADLDSGKHTQIVTRFPPEPNGYLHIGHAKSICVNFGLAQEFGGVTHLRFDDTNPAKEDQEYIDAIESDVKWLGFEWSGEVRYASQYFDQLHDWAVELIKAGKAYVDDLSPEQAKEYRGTLTEPGRNSPFRDRSVEENLDWFARMRAGEFPDGARVLRAKIDMASPNMNLRDPIMYRIRHAHHHQTGDKWCIYPNYDFTHGQSDAIEGITHSICTLEFESHRPLYEWFLENLPVPANPRQYEFSRLNLNYTITSKRKLKQLVDEKHVNGWDDPRMSTLSGFRRRGYTPASIRNFCDMVGTNRSDGVVDFGMLEFSIRQDLDANAPRAMCVLRPLKVVITNYPEDQVDNLELPRHPQKEELGVRKLPFAREIYIDRDDFMEEPPKGYKRLEPNGEVRLRGSYVIRADEAIKDADGNIVELRCSYDPDTLGKNPEGRKVKGVIHWVPAAASIECEVRLYDRLFRSPNPEKAEDSASFLDNINPDSLQVLTGCRAEPSLGDAQPEDRFQFEREGYFCADIKDSKPGAPVFNRTVTLRDSWGQ
- the cysS gene encoding cysteine--tRNA ligase, which gives rise to MLTIYNTLTKSKEVFKPLDGNKVRMYVCGMTVYDYCHLGHGRSMVAFDLVTRWLRFSGYDLTYVRNITDIDDKIINRANENGESFEALTERMIAAMHEDEARLNIKKPDMEPRATGHIPGMHAMIQTLIDKGYAYAPGNGDVYYRVAKFMGYGKLSRKKIEDLRIGARIEVDESKQDPLDFVLWKGAKPGEPSWPSPWGDGRPGWHIECSVMSTCCLGETFDIHGGGSDLEFPHHENEIAQSEAATGKTYANAWMHCGMIRINGEKMSKSLNNFFTIRDVLEKYHPEVVRYLLVSSHYRSAINYSEDNLKDAKGALERFYHALKGLPKVAPAGGEAFVERFTQVMNDDFGTPEACAVLFEMVREINRLRESDLDAAAGLAARLKQLADVLGVLQLEAEDFLQAGAEGRVDAAEVDALIAARLAARAAKDWAESDRIRDQLTAMGVVLEDGKGGTTWRLAD
- a CDS encoding sigma-54-dependent Fis family transcriptional regulator, which produces MAAPASPLSHDAIIADSWSRCRAFGLDHQSTPAFDQLPAEGIAQLLESQHSLVQTTHQEVLPYYENILSNSNCLIMLADNQGQVLTSWGTQRFIEPGLARGFSAGASWMERCSGTNAIGTALACEQAVHIEHDEHFLKANRFMTGSAAPIFDAERKVIAVLDVSSDSYLPPSHTLGMVKMMSQTVENRLILNLFHGQHFQLTFNTGLNNLDSQWAGLLIFDETGQVLSANRRADNLLGVRLSRISVESLFKVSLLELLNQPDGLPFALQASGRNRFQCVLRRPKQAPIQPRIFTRKDSAPTERAEPAPAAISLGTLHFGDSRVEKAVRQAERLLEKDIPLLIHGETGVGKEVFVKALHQASSRSKQPFIAVNCAAIPAELVESELFGYEKGAFTGANQKGSIGLIRKADKGTLFLDEIGDMPLPTQARLLRVLQERCVQPVGSSELFAVDIRIISATNRSLREQVQLGRFREDLYYRIGGLTLELPPLRERSDKQALFKRLWEQHREPSQWAGLSREVLELFSRHPWPGNLRQVSSVMQVALAMAEEQPVRPEHLPDDFFVDLEMEPVETPEPLAVDLDDAEDLNRQLRAVGGNISHLARRLGVSRNTLYKRLRQTE